DNA from Sinorhizobium arboris LMG 14919:
CGTCTCGGCCTGCTGCTCGACCAGAGCGAGCCGCTGCGCGACCGTGCGGCGTCCGAGCGTGCCGATCGGACAACCGTCCAGAAGCACCTCTCCCCTTTTCGGCTTGCGGATGCCTGATATGAGCGACATCAGGCTCGTCTTGCCGGAACCGTTCGGGCCGATGATGCCAAGAAACTCTCCCGTCTCGACCGTGAGGGAGACCTCCTTAAGAATTTCGGCCCCACCGGCCGACCATGAAACCTCGCAGGCCGAAAGCGTCATGCGCGGCCCCTCCTTTGTCCAAGTATAATCGCGAAGGCCGGAGCGCCGACGAGTGCAGTGATCACGCCGATCGGCAGGACCTGGCCGGGGATGAGTATGCGCGACAGGATGTCCGCGACGATCATGAACACGGCGCCGATGAGCGCCGCTGCCGGCAGCAGGACACCGTGGCGGACCCCGACGAGCATGCGGGCCGCATGGGGAATGACGAGGCCGACGAAACCGATCGACCCGACGATGGAGACCATGACCGCCGTCATCATCGCCGAGACGCCGACGAGCGCGAAGTAGGTCCGCCTGACCGAGATGCCGAGAGATGCGGCCGATTCCGAACCGAAGGTGAAAGCGTCGAGCGGACGGGCATGCCAGAGACACACGAGGAGACCGAGGAGCGTCACTGGTATGGCGAGCCAGGCATCCGGCCAGCGCACGCCGGAAAGGTTGCCCAGCAGCCAGAACATGATGCCGCGCGCCTGTTCGGCCGTCGCCGCCTTGGTGACGATGAAGGAGGTCAGGGCGTTGAAAAGCTGCGACCCCGCCACACCCGCAAGAATGATCGCCGAGGTGCCGCGGCCGGCCTTCACCGCGAGCAGGCTGACCAGGATGAAAGCGACCAGCGCGCCGATGAAGGCGCCCAGCGGCAGCGTCAGCAGGCCGGCGCCCGCACCGAGGATGGCGACGCTGACCGCGCCTGTCGAGGCTCCCGCGGAGATGCCGAGAATGTAGGGATCGGCCAGCGGATTGCGCAATAAAGATTGCAGGACGGCGCCGGAGAGCGCGAGCGCCGCCCCGCAGGAAGCGGCCACGACTGCCCGGCTCAGCCGGTAGCTCCAGATGATGCCCTCGTCGATCCGCTCCAGAGGATAGCCGGCATTCCACAGCCGGTTCGCGACCGTCTGCGCAACGGTCTTGAAGGGGATCGCCGTTTCGCCGATCGCAGCGCCCATCCAGAGCGCCGCAATCAGAATGACGAGCGCGGCAAGAGCCGCACCCAAGCGCCCGGTTCCCCTGCGCCCGGCCAAGGTCAGCATGCGGCTCACTTGCCCAACCCACCCTTGGAGGCGAGTCCGGCCTTGGCGATGGCATCCGCCAGCGCCTCTATGCCTTCGATCGTGCGGATCGTCGGGTTCATTGCCTGCGCATCCATGCCGAACACGTAGCCTTTGGCGACCGCCGGCATGAGTCTCGCCACGGGATCTGCCTCCAGGAATTCGAGCTTGGCTTCCAGGCTGTCGAGGGGGTAGCGGCGGCGTTCCATGGAGCCGGCAACGATCATCGTCGGTTGGGCCTTGGCGATGGTTTCCCAGCCGACCGTCGGCCACTCGTCTTCGGTCTTGATTATGTTTTCTATCCCGAGTGCAGCCATGATGTAGCCGGGTGCGCCATTCCTGCCGGCGACATAAGGGTCGGCATCGGCGGCGCTGGAAAACCAGAAGACCGCCGAGAGCCCGCCTCCGGCCGAAGCGACCTTGGCGCGCGCCGCCTCCTCGCGCCGCTTGAGCCCGGCGACGACCTCCTCGCCCTTTTCCTGGACGTTGTAGATTTGCGCCAGTTCGCGAATTTCCCGATAGACGAGGTCCATCGTGAAGACCTGCCGGCGCACGCCGTCGCTCGCTGCCGAATTCTCCTTTCCGGCGCAATCGGACGGAGACGTATAGACCGGAATACCGAGCTCCTCGAACTGCTCGGGCCTCGCGACCACGCCTTCCGGGCCGACCTGCCACTGGAACTGAACCGCCACCATGTCCGGCTTCTTGGCGAGCACGCTTTCGAAGCTCGGATCGTTGTCGGCCAGGCGTTCGACCTTGGTATTAACCTCCTCGAAGCCTTCAAGAACCGGGCCGACCCAAAGGGCGGTGCCGACGACCCTGTCCCCAAGGCCTAGCAGATAGAGGATCTCGGTGCTGCTCTGGCCGATCGAGACGGTGCGCATGGGCATCTTTTCGAAGGTGACCTGCCGCCCGCAATTCTCGAGTGTCAGCGGATAGGTCGTCTCGGCAGCGGCGGCAGGATGGCCGAGAGCCGTTGCGTCTGCGGAAATGGTAATGAGAGCCGCAATGAGCGGTCGTTTCAGAAAGGTGTTCATGAATCTTCCCCGAATGTGGTTGAAGGCCGCTATGCGGCTGTGGTGGTCAGGCGGCCGATCGGATTCGATCAGACGAATGGTGGCTGAGCCTCGGGGAAACTGATGAAGGGCTGCGCTGCAAGGCGCGGAATGTGGTCATGGCTTGCTCCTGCTCCGGGCATCCCCGCCCGTGACGTTGGATCGATGTTGACGGCAGGTCTCCTGGCTCACGGACAGAGGTCGCTCATCTGCCTTCCCGCGCTTCACACGCAGTGGCTGGCGCCTTGGCGCCACGAGGATGAACGACGATCCGCTTACAGTTGCGGGGGCAGCCACGGTTTTGGTCCCTTTTGGGTCGTCCGCACCGTGTTCCCTATTAATCCCCTCCACCTCACGGGTAGGGGAACCGTCAGTCCCAGTTAATGTGGAACGCAGCCGCCGGTCAAGGTGGAAGGCGACGGTTGTGCCCGCACACGTGATCCGGCCCATGCTGTCAATGTCCGATCACGGACTTGTCCAGTATGTTATATCATTACACGAGTCAACAGTGGATGCTCTGCATTGCAGCAGCACGCCTGCAAGGTACGCAGGTTCGCAGCACAGTCCCTGCCCCCCCGGCGGCAGAGATCACCATTCGAGCCCTGCACCCCAAAAAGCGGATCCACCTGCCCGCCATCAGGACTGTCAGGAGAATGACCGTCCCGCCTTCGACGAACTCTATCCTCCCGCCGAGATCGGCCGCCTGTCGGCCGTGACCGCCGCGCGCCTTCCCGTCAATGTGAACGGCACCATCATCCGGCAGGTCTGAGAAGCCGCCGATAGAAGCCCGTCAAGGAGCCGAGCGCTTCTCGGCAGACGTCCGCAGTCCATAGCGGGCAATCTTCTCGTTCAGCGTACGATGGGGAATCCCGAGGCTTATGGCGGCCTTCGCCGTACCGCCTTCGTGTCGCTCCAGG
Protein-coding regions in this window:
- a CDS encoding FecCD family ABC transporter permease, producing MLTLAGRRGTGRLGAALAALVILIAALWMGAAIGETAIPFKTVAQTVANRLWNAGYPLERIDEGIIWSYRLSRAVVAASCGAALALSGAVLQSLLRNPLADPYILGISAGASTGAVSVAILGAGAGLLTLPLGAFIGALVAFILVSLLAVKAGRGTSAIILAGVAGSQLFNALTSFIVTKAATAEQARGIMFWLLGNLSGVRWPDAWLAIPVTLLGLLVCLWHARPLDAFTFGSESAASLGISVRRTYFALVGVSAMMTAVMVSIVGSIGFVGLVIPHAARMLVGVRHGVLLPAAALIGAVFMIVADILSRILIPGQVLPIGVITALVGAPAFAIILGQRRGRA
- a CDS encoding ABC transporter substrate-binding protein codes for the protein MNTFLKRPLIAALITISADATALGHPAAAAETTYPLTLENCGRQVTFEKMPMRTVSIGQSSTEILYLLGLGDRVVGTALWVGPVLEGFEEVNTKVERLADNDPSFESVLAKKPDMVAVQFQWQVGPEGVVARPEQFEELGIPVYTSPSDCAGKENSAASDGVRRQVFTMDLVYREIRELAQIYNVQEKGEEVVAGLKRREEAARAKVASAGGGLSAVFWFSSAADADPYVAGRNGAPGYIMAALGIENIIKTEDEWPTVGWETIAKAQPTMIVAGSMERRRYPLDSLEAKLEFLEADPVARLMPAVAKGYVFGMDAQAMNPTIRTIEGIEALADAIAKAGLASKGGLGK